aaaagcctagctctAGTTCACAGCCCAAATCATTCAAAGGCACAAGGCCTAAAACcatttcatcattacaaacaaacccactaagcccaaagcacaattagaagcccaatagcaattttagagcccaaaatagctagaaaactccaaacacacccagtctctgtggatcgacccgtacttgcacgagctacaactgacgaccgtgcacttgcggtattactgtaggcccgttttattacgcttaattttacacatctccgggcccaccaagtttttggcgccgctgccggggaccattttgcatttaaatataatatctttgaggcctaccaccaACAAGAACAACCAACCTTCCACCATGTCTTTCAAAACGAAAAATCCAAATTCATTCAATTGTTACAGAATAACATAACACACCTTGATATATTCATCCCATACAACATCATCAGCAACCACAACTTCTCGCGACTGGTCCCATCCAAATCCAATTTGACCTCTAAGAGTACTTACAGCAACatagtttttcttcaaagttttcaTACGGTTTTTCAACACATCCTTGGTAAAAGAAGAACCAAAACTCTGCATGAAATTATCGACAATGTGCGTCCAAGCATATTCGTTGAACTGACCATCAAGTAGTTGTCCTTCATGTACTTGGTCTGCCATTAGACTCATGAACAGTCGATCCATGGGAGGAGTCCAAGTTGTCCTTCCAGTTTGGGGGTTGGATGATTGATCACTCCCCATACTCTATAATTAACCGACTATGTAAGCTATTGCTAAACAAACTCTTCATGAAAGTTACTAATGGCCACGCAACACAATATGGTCTCATTACTGGATTCTATAACCTTGAAAACTTGGGCAGAGAGCTAATAATTACTCAAACAAAGCTTGTCATGAGCATAATGAATTAATGAAAACAAAAACACAAGCTAGTCTTGCTCACTTACTGATTCAATCAAATATAAAAGTTTCTTTCCCAAATTGGGTATATTATTCTAACTTGGATCTATTAGATGTTCGTTATAGAATTAACAACCACTATCAACAGATGTTCATTACAAATTTAACAATCACTATCAAAAGATAACCTAAATCATCAAACTATGAAGATGATATCAGTAACATgcaattgaaaaaaatcaaaagacaACATACACAATAATAATAAGAATGATAAATGTTCATGCATAAACAAAGATGATAAGGAAAAGAAAGAGGATGAAGATGGTACCAGCAACTTgcaattgattcgtagcaaaccctctgtaaaaaaaaaaaaaaaaaaaaatcccaatcaGATTTGCTTGATAACAAATTGAATCATAGAAATTGTAAAAAAACCCAAATCAGATTTGCTTGATAACAAATATATTCATAGAAATTGTAAAAAACCCAAATCAGATTTGCTTGATAACAAATTGAATCATAGAAATTATTATGTGTTAAAATAGATTAGAAAAGAAGTATACCTTCTACAGATTTCATGTAGAAACGATGAAGATTCACATCAGTATATATATACAGAATAAAAGGTATGAAAAACCCTATCGTGGGTTTAGTAGTGGTGATATACTGGTGTTCGTGGGTTCGATGATGGAATTGTGCTATTCTATTCTTGGCGAGGAGTTGGGGGTGGTGATGTTTACGGTGGTGGaaatggtgttggtggtgaaggaattgaaggaggcggaggagggtggtggtagtggtgagatACGGACGTGTAGTGGTGTGTCGGGAGAGAATAAAATTATTGTTGGTCTTCGTGgagatccattgttgctgctggtgatgatggtggtgggagaaggagacggaagaaagaagaaaaaagaaatcagagaagaagaagaagaagaaaaggccaAGGGCATGTTTGTCTTTTTttaaagtaacaaaaactaaatttacacgttattatttggcttggggtttttgtcccagttttatttgaaacggtttttatttggtaaaaataatatgaccggttttttcttatcactagtttgttcacctagggatTTTATCACTAATTTTGTTTCTTGAAACAATATAAATCATACGACGGTCGTGCTTACTTGCATCTATCTATGGGCAGTTGGACACCATCATAGTAATTGAAACCCAAAAATTACAAATCCAAATCATATGTGGATTTCATTCATGCGTTAGTTAGCAGGACTCTAATAAGGTGGCTTGAACTGGTTTGTAAAAATCATACGCCACCATGAACTGGCTTGTATAATCTGTTGTAGTTTATCATACTTCAATTAATCATACTTTTTTCTTAGAATCATGACAACTATAAGCGAATCAAACTTATAACTTACTCGTATTAAGATAAAATAGATTAAGGAAGAAAAAGTCTTTAAGTTCGACAATTTCATACTActagcatttttattttatttttatttgaagcTTAATTTCATAGCGTTTTTACGTCTGTTAGCAAGACTTTTCTTACGCGACATCACATACGTGTGATACAGTATTTCGTAGTTTATTGACAATTCAGTCATGATCACAGCAAGTCAAACAAATTAAGGTTTTTGCTAAAATAAGTTCCTAATATGCTGTTAACACCTGTTAAACGTTTTTATAAGATCCcggtaaaaaaaaatgaaaaaaatcggcTTTTTTACGACCCTACATCAAAAGCTGATGTCTTAACTTTGGAAAAATCGATGGTGTAAATAAGCTCGTGGGTAATTACGTGTACGTTAATCATTTGTTTTCACCAAATCTGTCGTTTTGTTTTTAGCGGTTTTTAATACAGCTGACGAATCGACGTGACAGCCACGTGTTAGGTGTCCAGGATGATGTCATTCCTATTTGAAGACTTGAAGACGTGGACATGTTTTTTACGACATCAAAATTCTGGGTCCCGTTTTTTGGTGATTTGACGTTACGCAGTAATACGCCATTCTTTCTTTCTTATCTACAGAAAGATTTTTGGCAAAGAAACGACAGCCGTTCGATATTTTGACAAGTGTACGGATATACTGGCACTAAAGTGGGGCCCATGATGTCGAGGGATCTCTTTTCTCGTGGTGAAAGATGGTTTGATGACTTGTATAGAAATTGACACGTAAGCTAACATGTGGTTGTCTGTCCAAGACAAGACATCACAGTTGCGTGTATCGTCTGTACTGACAGTGCCATGTGGGACTTTTATCTGAATGAATCTTGTTTGCTTTGTTTTTCATATGCTATGCTGGATGTCCATATTAGCTAGTTGCATGTACACTTTGTGGGTTTGGAATGGCTGGTGTTGCTATCACAAATTTGGTAGAAGATTTTTCCTATGGATAAGCTAGAAGTTAAGCACATTATCTAGACTGTGATTGGTAAGTAAGTAATTTGGTGATTTTGGTTGCGCGCTTGCCACTTGTAAATTTGCGACTGACTACCGTTATGATCGATAGGAATACATAATGAGCATGCAATTTTAAGACGGCGcatttattatttaaaaaatgTATGGTGTAGACGTAAAATTGTATGGCTTAAAAATACATGCTGATTCGTTTGTAATCCAACGTAACTAGTTTGTAGACCAGAAGCAGCAGCTCTACAGAAGTACAGGTAGTTTCCAAAAGTAAAAAAGTTTCGCTTTACAGAAATATCTGTAGGTTCCAGAAAAAATTATgttcaacacaagaaaaaaataatttccaCTGCTAGAAGTTATTTTCAAATTTAATTTATAACCTAATTTTCTCGATAAAATCTGAAAAGTTCACTATTAAAGCCTCTAACAGTTTAACTACAAATGCAAAATTTGTAGGGGATCATTAGGATTTCACTGGGCACTGTAAAACTTCATTGCGTGCATAAGCCTGACACTTGTATGTTCCACGGAGGAAATGTGAGGCGCTGAAACTCTATAATATCTATTGCATTCCTTTTACATGATAATGAAACTACATTGACGAACTCAAATAAAGAAAACTTCCACTGATAAATCATATAGCACAAACAACTAAACGACACAAGCAAGAATAATATTACAATGGAGGAAGGAAAATCCATATTCGTCATCACTTCAAAGTTCAAACTGACTATTAACAAACCCACCACCACATATGGTTTGGGGGTGAATTTAATCACGGTTCTGGTGCTTATTCGACatttagatatatatatatatatataacatgcgACAAAAGAAAAGCAAATTATGAGAGTAAATACATGCATAATCACCACATAGTGACTCAATGAGACCAGAACCAAACAGGCTGATCCTCCGCCAAAAAGCCATAGTTACAAGAATTTGCAGGTGGGTTTGGTTCTTCAGGCTTTGAAAAGTTGTACATGGCAGGTAACACATTCCTGCTAAAGTTTTCGTCTTCATCTTGTGAGAGATCCGACTGATCAACTTCAAAGACATGAGATGAATTTGCAGGCTCCATCAACAGAGCAGAAGAGTGTAGACCATTGATGTAATGTGGGCTATCAGTATCAACGACATCACTGTTCGATGAATTAAAACTTTCTTGCTTACAGACTATAGAAGCTACATCCAATGGTCTCTCCCCAAAAACTTCAACTGGGATGAATTTCTGTGTTCGCGTGTGACATTGTTCGATAAGATGCAACGACTCTGAGTTATCCATCTCTTTCTCGTGCAGCAAATGCTGGTTTGTGAGGGTAAGAGCCTGTTCAGAGCAAAGTTTAATCAGTGCTAGCACTAAAATAGAAGTAAGAATGTCGTCATTGTAAGGGGAATTTAATTTACCTCAGTCTTAAGTTTCTCTGTCTCCTTCAGAAGGTTTTCATAGTTGATCTTCAGAGTGTCGTAACTAGCCTTCAGAGAATCGTAATCTTTTTCCAAGGATTTTGTCTTCCACCGAGCACGACGGTTCTGAAACCATATTGCAACTTGCCGGGGTTGCAAACCAAGATCCTTTGCAAGTTGAACTTTCCTTTCTGGTTGGAGTTTATTCTCCACTTCAAAACTCCTTTCAAGAAACTCAACTTGATTGACAGTCAGCCTCCTTTTCTTCTCAGGTTGTCGAAAATACTCATTGAAATCTTCATCCCCATTTTCTTCGTAATCAAATGATCGGAAAAACGACTTGCCCGAGAAATTAATTCCATTAGCATCTGAAAAATTAACCATAGATCTCGAACCTGCAAACCAAAGTGAACGACACATTCAAATACACTTCACAAGCCATAAGCTTAATACACATTAAATCACCAACCAAGCCTAATTCACATTAAAAGCTGTAATGCAGTCAACAATTTGCTTAAACTAGCAGCCATCACTTCAACCTTTTCGACACCTTTTTCATGTTTCTAGAGAAATGGGTGTTCCACATCGCCAATTGAAGCGAATTTTGCCAGCTTCATTCCAAATCAATAAATGCTTTTCCAAATAGACAGCTACATTTAACATCTTTTCTGATCTTTTTTTGGTTCAATTTCTAAATGCAACAGAACCTAACATAACTTTTTTAAAGAATCATGAACTGAATGATTAAATAAAAGGAAAGATCATGGCCCATTATGAAATCACTCCACAAACACCTAATCAATCAATCCATTGTAGATCACAGGTTTACTAAGGGGTGGAATCAAACAGAATAAAGACCAAACATTTATACATGATCAGAGAAACCCATAATTCAATATGAACAAATCAATTACCAAAGTCAAATAACTACAGTAAAATTCAGAAAATGAATAGAAATTTGAAGGAGATGAATAATTTACCAggaaaagcagcagcagcagaagaagaagagctAGGAATCACGAGATTATTATTATCAACAGTAGAAGAAGACGAAATCCTTTGATTTTGAAGTAGCATCGAGCTGATGTTAGAACCACCATAAACCCTTCCACCTTCGATAATTTTTCTTTCCAAACCCTTGTGTATCTATTAGAATTCTTGTAACTAATTAATAATTTTGACACTTCAAATTAGTCATGATTTCTTAcactgattttttatttatttttggtctaAGATTTATGACGGAAAAAACTTGTAATGAGAATCTCAGTTATGTGAGAAGTATGAGACCATCGGATACTCACACCCATCACTCAGAAGAAGATGGAATTTTGTTGAATACCCTCCAAAATTGAGAGTCTGAATCTAGAGAAAGGAAGTTCTCTGGTTGAAGGAATGGCaggaactgtttagaaatttcttcttcttcaggtgTCTTGAGTTCTCTGATGAGAATTTGAGAGAGAAAGAAACAGAGACGACGCAAGAGAGAGTAGAGAAGAGTATTCTTTCTTTTCTCTGTGTTTTTGGAGGTGGCGTTGGGTTTTAATACGCAAAATTGAAGAGACACTTTCCACTTCATTTACATTTATGCCCTTGTTTCTAGCTTTTTATTTGTCTACTCAACAGTAAACACCCAACCcaaacatgcttcaaaaaaaattatttaattaaaaaagaaaagaaaagaaagaacaaaCCCGAATTACCGGAAATTTGGGTGGAATTGACTGCTGGAAGTGATTTTGGGCAGTACATATGTGGGCTACCGATATCCAATGCAGTTAATCTCCGCCGAGATGGCCGAGATACCGCGGAAAATATCGGTTTCGGTGTTTCCCCGAGATGCCGATATCGCCGGTACTGGCCGATATTTCGTTGATATTGGCCGATATTTCACCGGTATTCACCGAAATATCATGTCTCGATACTCGACCGATATTCACCGAattccgatattgactacattgcggATATCCAAATTGAAATCGGTGCAGAAACGTCTGCAAGATGATAAACGGGACTCAAAGCATTTGTTGGCAAGCTATAATAAGATGGAAGCTAGTAAACGAACAATGaccctgttttttttttaatccggaaataaagatatatcactaCCGATAGAATTTGTTAatattcaaattcagttttatttggAATTGACTCAGTCTGAATTATCCTTCTGATGACTGAATCTATATGATTAACTTCATCTGAGACTGATATGAAGTTATTATCCAGATTATATGTATCATCCGCTTTTACAATATCAAAAGCTATTGTAACAATTAAAAccataggtgcataattcttccAAGATATTGCAATAGCTATAAACAAAAAATGATCAATGTTAACATTAagaactttttttcttttatgtattTGTAACTAACAGAGAAAATGAGGCGGCTATTGATTTGGGGTAGATACCCAAAGTAATAACAACATGCGATCTTTATGAAACTCCATTCATTTATATTTTCAAAACTCTTTATTAGGATAAGATGCAAATCAGGTTACAACCTAACCCAAACTATGTGTAACTtttcttgatctttataattgttttttcattacaaaaaaaaatatataatttgaTTTTAAAGTCTAACATGGTTTGTCGTACCTGTCGATATTATCTCGTATttgtcgtatctcatttgtattTGTGGAGACTAATCTAAAATTCTCTAGTCATGTGTATCACCGTTTATCCGATACGAATTGTGTCTATGTTGTATTAACTTGTATCCGACGACACACATGGATACGACTTAATACTGATAAACTCAGaacaaaaaaatacataaaattttaAACATACTTGAATTTTTGGACCATTTTTCTAAAAGTATATTTTTGTTATTGGAAAGAAAGTAAGTTTTCAATAGTTGTGTATTTTTAATGGTAAGGAGGGAGCAATGTTGTACTGCTAAACATTCTTGATAATTCTATGGGCACTCAAGATCAAGATCATGGCGCTAGACAACAATATCTATATATTTTATAGCTTAACAAGTAGCTAATCTTAGTGGTCAAGATGATGCATAATCCCACTATTGACACGATGATTTTAAGCCAGCAGATGTAGTCAACGTCATCTAATGATCTACCATTTTTCACAATGGAGAATCACTGGAGTTTCGATTAACAGTCTGAATATGCTATGCTTAAGTGTCATGATAGACAAGAATAATCATACAAAAACTCATTTAGTTCCTATGAAGAACAAAGTTAACCATCTGCTAGTCGTTAAAATTTTGGAGAAGAAATTAACTCAACATTAAAATATTTTCACATTATTGTTATGACCAGTGGACACGATGAAATATGCTCAGCCAATTCTAATGTAATTACTTATTTGAATTATGCAACAGATAATATCTTTGCCTAAGCGCAATTCATATGGAACTCACCTGATTGAAAAATATATTGAGCAAGGTGGATGGGAATAGTGGATTTTACACTATAGTAAAAGTATTGGGTAGGAACTCATAAAGCGCGCGATAGATAATTGAACGCTGACGAGTTTAAGAAATCCACGGTGGAGAATTAATACCGTTGGCGGTCAAAGTAAATCCTGCAACAGCTATTTTGCTACAGTAAAAAATGGTAATATTTACTACTACAAATTACCACTAACTTCAAGCACtccactcacaccaaaattcactccttttgaattttatttactaCTCTCTTCTagtttttattcttgtgttttggaTTTCAAAACTGAAATGTCTGAAAAGGCTATTACACTTTTTTGTGATGAAAAACTTGAAgttgttgtttctaagatatgcggtagtttttaaaaaattgaaaatagtAAAAGGGAAGTGGAAGTCTTAGAAGTTAATCCAAGGAAATGTTCTGCCAAAAGGCAAAGAAAACCTCTAGTTTTGAAAGTGAAGAACCGTAGttacaaaaacaaaagagaaactgtTAAAGCGCGTGTTGAGTGGAAGATATGTCAAATGAAGATAACCATAAGGCCAAAGGTTATACTAAattttttattgaagttgtttagttAGTTTTGTGTAAGTTTATGTCTCGTAAAAGAAGTGGCAGTAATAATAATGAATAGAAATAGTTAAACCTTAAATTAGATTTCCAGTTTATATTAAgcgatatttattgcatttagaCTTACATATAACataaaactacatcaaatccaatGATATTAGCCTTGTAGatttcatagcattcaaaatgcttGAAATTTCTTCCGTTTTCTTCAATAAACTGGGATTGAGCCATGGTTTTCTGAAGAACACATAAAAACAAGTTTAGTTAATATGATTTTAATGAAACTATGATGGAGTTGCTCACTGAGAACAAAGGTATTAAaatactcaccagttcttcgttggataatccagaattaCCACGGTGAACCATCCATAGAACTTTTGTATAGCGTTTGACATCCGTACCCATGAATTAAAATCTTAGTTATAGGCTCTTGTTGTTTCTTATATATTAATTTTGCAATGTTACAAACCTTTGTAAAACTCATTCCCATAAATAGTCACTCGTGATATTTCTTTTATGTTTTAGTTTGGTGTTATGTGTTATGTTTATCTAATGAATAAAAATTTCTTCGTATATGAACCACCAATATTAACTAATTTAAACCTTTCTTATAATAAAAACATACTACATTAGATTAAACCAACTACATCAGATTAAAGAAAATACATTAGGTTAAAGCAACTACTACATAGTCGTTAATTCACATCCTCATTTAATAGCCGCCAGGTGGCATTCCCAGGATGTCAAAGGGGTTAAATCTGTTGAGCTCTCTAAGAATGTTGAATCTTGGAAGGTGAAAGGTCTGCCGTGAGATACTTCCCACATAGCTATTCTTGCTTCCACTTCATCTATGGCTTCAACGTTCAGTTTATTTTGGTGATTGTGCACTAGTAGAGCTAGGAATGCGGATATTTCCCGACTAAGTACACTAAAACAATGTGACAATCCTTTAGCTTCACGATTAGACGGGTTCCATGTTTCTGCGATGAACTTCGTAAAAATATTATCCCAAATCGTTCTCCTCAGCACGGATTCATCCCCATTGATTTTATCGTTTGTTTGAAAAATAAAGGTTCTACAAATAACTAAATCATCTTCTAAAGTGTATTTACGACCACGAGATCTGAAAGACCCACTTCGAGGCAATTTTTAGTGATTTTGGAGAGAGATTTAGAGGTGAAGTTGTGAAATTTAGGTTGACATGAGTAGTATTTATAGGAAATTCAAAGAGAGTCGTTGGATGACTAAATTTGGAGCCGTTGAGATGTACCCGTTGGCGGGTAGAATAGATCCGTGCGGTTTCCAAAGAGCCTTTAACGGAGAAAGGACACGACGCGGATTTAAGAAAGCTGACCCGCACGTTCAGGAGGGAGACGCACGGCTCTTTAAGAACCACAATGGGCAAACCAATAATTTTTCCTGTTTGTCCACCCGTTTTTCTCTtctgttgagtccatagtgggatcaaaatgaatAAATATTTAATTTGTTCATTCCATTGGAACTGCTCTAAGCTGTCGGAAACTATTTTTTCGCCAATGCAGAAACTCATACTAAGCTAGAACCTCTTAATCTGGCCTAGCCTGTCACCGTAGTGTTTGCGCTTAGAATAACTGAAAGTTTTTGGCATATGCATTAATCATTTTCATTGAAGATACAATCAGTTAAGTCTACCAAATTACTATTATTCCAAGTAGGCCAAAAtctaattttctgatttttgtatATAACCCAACATAATAAAGATTAAAATACATATATTTGacaaaaaatcaataaaatttcTTGTATAATTTTAAGAAAATACTTAATAGAAAAACAACGAAAGTTTCATTTACCTAATTGATCTAACGTTTTgaaacatctttttaattttatttttttataatgtTTGAAAAATGAAATATGTGGAATCAAAGAAATTATAATAAGTAAAATATGAATCAAGGAACAATTCTTATCTATTTGCTAGTTATATCATGAGTTTGTAAATATGCTGCCGCACAATCTGTTGT
Above is a genomic segment from Papaver somniferum cultivar HN1 chromosome 10, ASM357369v1, whole genome shotgun sequence containing:
- the LOC113318480 gene encoding homeobox-leucine zipper protein HAT5-like produces the protein MLLQNQRISSSSTVDNNNLVIPSSSSSAAAAFPGSRSMVNFSDANGINFSGKSFFRSFDYEENGDEDFNEYFRQPEKKRRLTVNQVEFLERSFEVENKLQPERKVQLAKDLGLQPRQVAIWFQNRRARWKTKSLEKDYDSLKASYDTLKINYENLLKETEKLKTEALTLTNQHLLHEKEMDNSESLHLIEQCHTRTQKFIPVEVFGERPLDVASIVCKQESFNSSNSDVVDTDSPHYINGLHSSALLMEPANSSHVFEVDQSDLSQDEDENFSRNVLPAMYNFSKPEEPNPPANSCNYGFLAEDQPVWFWSH